Part of the Lolium rigidum isolate FL_2022 chromosome 6, APGP_CSIRO_Lrig_0.1, whole genome shotgun sequence genome, TTATTGGATTGTCATATTTCTTTGCTATGTAATTTATCATTTTCCGAATACCCCAAGGAACTATGCAAAGCCACTCAGACGCAGCCTGCACGCACATTAAGATGAAATGTTAGCAGATATCAGTGGAGCTACATGAATGAGAAGTGCTCAAGTATTTACTCTTTCACCAATTGCTTCACCGCTACTCCTTTTTTCTGCCAAAAGGAAATGAGTGTCAGCATCACTATACTAATCTGTAAAAAAATAGTTCTTCTTTGTATGTATATGTCTATATGATTTACAATGCTCCAAGACTTCAGCAAGAAAAGTAGTTATGCCTTATGTGCATATATGATTTAAAATGCTCCAAAAGTAAAACGGCACAAAAGAGGTAAATAGACTCTGTGCTTGTTTATACGAACAAAAAAGACACGTCCTGGATAGCTGAAGCATAATACCGAGTATCTCAACTTGCCGAGCTTGAAAAAAATGGATCTCTTTTGGTTGCGGGTTCAGCTGATTCGCAATGAATTTTGATGTATAGTGATTTAATCCAATAAAATCAATTTTGTTCCTGATAAATTCACGATCTTTCTCTGAGAAATTTGGAAGCCAATCACCCAATCTCTTGCGCATGCTTTCTGGGTAATCACCAAAGTATATTGGGTCAAGGTACCTTCAAGAAAGGCAATTGTAATCAGGATATATGCTTCAAATAATAACATAGGCTTCATGAATCTGAAGACGCGTCTGCATTATATGACTAAGATACTACACAGAGTAGAAACAAAAATATAGGCTCTATTGATATTGAAAAGGGTAGGAAATATAAGACACTTTATATGCATTCCTAGAAAAGGTAAGCATAAATTTTACCATCCAAGTAGAAAGTCAATGTGTCGTGCTGCAGCAGCCTGGTCTTCTATTTTGTCAGACGCTGGCTCTGCCCATTCACAATCAACAACAAGCCCAACTGTGCCACCTTGTACAGCCTATAGTATGTATATCATCAGCAAAACAATGGTACTGCAAACAAACTGCTGCAATGAATGTTACTTCAAATGGAAACTTAACAGGCCTTGAATTTTCTTCTGTAGACATCAACAGAAGCAGCATGAGCTAAGATCTGGTGATGAGCAGCCAAAAAAGGTTCAGCAGCTTCACCTTCACATACTCCAGGTGCGAATATTCCAATCCCATAACCATGAAGGGATGTTTGAAGAGGTTCATTGATTGTTATCCAATGCTTAACCCTATCTCCAAAATTTGCAAAGCAAGCTTCTGCATATAATGCGAAGTACTCTCTGAAACATTTTGATGGTCAATACAATAAGATATAGGAACAACAAAATAAACCGGAAACACTTTGAAATACAGCAGTGGTTCTTAGGCAAACATTCCCTGTAGTATTTCGTGTTGGCATTTAACTATATTACAAATTCATAGTCTACAGTTAAGATGCCTGCACTGACTAAGTAACGGTGACAGTCTGATTAGACTGGATTTTTTCAAACTATATTTCTTGTTGCATTGACCCCTCAATTTGACTTACACAATCTTGTCCGAAAGCCAACCCCCGACAGTCTGATGCAGATTATGTGGAAGATCCCAGTGATACAGAGTTGCATAAGGCTGAATACCTGAAGCCGGGCAGGAGGGTGGTGAATAACTAGATGAATAGAAACTTTAAAGACATTTAGTAAATCATGTGACACCTTTCTCAATCATGAAATCTATAAGGTTGTTATAAAAAGAAACTCCTTCCTCATTGATCTCCTTCCCTAGGCCATCTGCAGGAACAGTAATAAACTTATAAACTCAGATGAGGAATGACTGATAATAATAGACAAGAAGAACATATCGAGAGGAACACTGGAATTGTGGCAATGCAATTTTGAGGTGTATTAATATGTGAAGCATAATCCACCATATGAAATGTACCAGGAAATATCCGTGACCAAGATATGGAAAATCTGTAAGCACCAAAACCCAACTTGGCCATGAGCTCAATGTCTTCCTGTAGCCAAACAGTTCAAACAAGGAGTTAGGGATCTAGGGAAAAGGTAATATTGTACCAACACACACATCAAGGAGCCAGAAAACCTCCCTtaagcaagagaaagtttaatgatAAGATACCTAAGGCAATAATTACAATAATAAGACCTTATATCGATGGTAATGATCAACTGCAACTACTCCAGAGGTTCCGTCAAGAATATGTTCTGAAAAAAAAGCTCAAATATTAACTAAATCGGTACATTTCAACAAACTAAAACAGAATCCAAATGAGACAAACCTTTGTTATCTGCAAATACATCCCATATGCTATCGCCTTTGCCACCCTCGTTTCTTGCGCCCTCGATCTAGATATGGGGGAAAAACCAAGAGCGAGGTTAATGGCTAAGATAATATATAGTTGAAGATAAAAAGGAAAAATAATGATAGAGCACATAAACAATTTGTAATCTATCGAACTGAACCTCCCACAAAGAATTCTAACTGCATGATGATTTTCTCGTTTCTCTTCAAGGTGGAGAAGATTTACAGTAACAGGGGATGGATACTCCCCTCTCCATTTTTCTCCTTACTCGAATTTCATTGATAAGACCTCCTCAATTGTAGCCAATATTTAATTGCGAATAATTCTGACAACCTCAGGAGAAAAAAAAAGCATTTACTTATTATAGAGATGGTGCGATTTGATTCTTCAACATCAGTCGGTTCGGACCTCTGCTTAGTTTCATCCAAGCTTCATCCTGGTCATGGATAGATCACCCAGGTTCGGGTCCATAAGCAAATTAAGGTTTTCTCCACCATCAGGGGAAAAAACTATTTCTTGTCAAACCTTTCACTCCGGTGTACAGGGACGGAGCATTGGTGTCAGTTGAGGCAAACGAAATTAGGCAATGCTATAGCACTCCACTACTAATTAATATAGAACGAGAGATGAACCCATTGTTTAAATGAACTTGATCCCACTGCAAATAGTGTGTATTCCTTCCTCTCCACTTAAACACGTGCCGCCTCCATTTTCAAGTAGTGTTTACTTTGACAACTTCGTACGTTCACAGCTACTTGTCGGGTTTTCCATTCCATATAGAGAACTAACTAAATCTGTCTACTGCCTCCTGCTTTGCCAATTTCCTATTTGCTCGAGATAACTGCTACTAGAGAGCGTTTGGTTCAAATGCATGCTGATCATTACCTCCTCTGCATTGCTTCAGTCCATGGTGATAACTGGTAAGTATTTCAAAATGGCGGGGCACAGGGGAGAGTGCCGCTTGGAAATACATGTAAATAATTTGGGGAAGCAGACGAGCAGTCCATTCACACGGTCATTGTCCTACTTTTTCTAGGAGAAGCGGCTGCATTACTGACCTAGGCCAACAGAACAGCACAGCAGGAACCCAACGCGTCCCAGGGGCCACCTACACAAGCGAAAGCATCGCAGCGAGGTTCCGGGCGCACCGCACGCAGCTTAAGCGAAAGCATGGTATCATTGGTGTAGTGTGCTACACGCTCTACCTTACCGGGCGACAGTCACGCAGCAATTTGGCGAGCGTGGGAGCAGGAGTCGGCAATCGCTAGTACTACTAGACTACTAGAAGCATAGTACTAGTAGAAGTAAGCAACTGACCTGGTAGGCGGAGGTGGCGACGCCGAAGACGAAGCCGTCGGGGAAGTCGGCGCGGGTCAcctcacccgccgccgccgcctcgccgccgcgccccgtGCTCCCCATTCCCGCCGGTCCGCCGCGGTGGAGCAAGCCAAgcgtgcgcgcgcgcgcgggTGTGATCTCGATCCGGCGCCGTCAGTCGGGTGGGTTGCCGCCGAGAGGGGGTTTGAGTCGTACCTTCGGGGGGCTTGCGCGCACGTGAGCGGCCGCGTCGCACGCTGCCATCTGCCAATGGTGATTGGTGTCGGTGAGGTCCGCACGCATGTCCTTTCCACTTTCCACCTCCAACTGACAGCGTGCGACGGTATGTATGCCTCGAGTCAGCCGTTCCGTCGATCTAGGTTTTCCGACCGTTCCCCGGCCGCCGCCCAGGGCGGTTAAACGGACGCCGACCTTTATTTTcaacttttcaaaaataatattttactccctccgattcattttAATTGACTCCAATATAGATGCATCTAGCActgaaatgtgtctagatactccAACCGGAGGGAGTAAAAGTTTTTCAAAATCTGACAAAATCGCAAAGATAGACAATGAGTTATATATGCTACaaagtgtaaaatctcaatacgaaatgctttatattctaggctacataaaaaaaaaaagtcaaaatctGAAATTTGGCAAAttagattttgtctttttttgggCAAACTCCAATCCGCAACCACCTCATTTTTGTTGCTATACTTTTAAGTGTCCAAAAATTACATACTAAAACTAAGGACATTATGTTGTAAAACTGTAAATTTTTGTTTTTCCTTACTATAGTTCCAGAATGTTCCCTCTTTTTTTAAAACTTAGAACACGACGTGGTtcgcattgagattttgcatataTGTAGTATAAATCGTTGCCCACCTCTAAAATTTTGTTTTTGgatatttaaatttttttaaatacGAGTTATGAATGTTtaaaataaagggctacatgCGCTCGGCCTCCGTTTTAAGTTTCCAGGCCACCTCTGTTCTATTAGTCCTAATCTCCAAACAGCGTCTCCCTCGGTCACGTCCCTCCAGGGGAAGAAGGTGGGTACTATCTCAAATTCTCTTATTCAAGTGGAGTTCAACGTTCAAAACTTCAAAATGCTGCATCATACATACTGTTTCATCATTCGTGACTTCCACGTCACAAAAACAAATGCAATTCAATATCCAGTGAGAGCCTATGTGAATTTTTGCCAGATCTGGTATAATAttcatgaaattaaacctgattcAGACAACCATAGTGCGCCGCAATTCACATTTGCGTTATTTATGAAAACTACGCGTCTTGGCTGTATTTTGACGCTTCTTCCATTTCTAATTCCCCGACGACCACGAGGCTGCGTGTAATACTCTTACGGCCTGCGTGTGACATCCATGATCCATCACTCTTATCAAACCTTTTGCATCCTCCATTTCTCCCTCTTCAGACAAGCCTGTCATAATAAAGTTGAACGCTGCCCTACCAGGATCTGGGCAAGATACAACATCCTCATCAACAGATTCTTTgcatccttcacatttccatcAGAGACACTTAAATGGAGTACCCTAGTGAAAACTTCAGTAAAATAGAAACTAACTTTATGGTTACTGGTAATTGCTTATAGGGACCTATGAAGGGCCAATCTACAAGGTTAATACATCAGCAGCACTCAAGCAGCAAACATATTCATTGGATTAATGGCAGACCGTACAGAGCATCAGAGATGGGATGCAATTATTATCTTGAGTATATACACCGCCAATTACAGTACAGTACAATAACAGGGAAAACAATCACTGTGTAATGTTTATTTACTTGCTGAGGGATGGCTCAGTTCGTGCCGTCTTTGTTTTCAGCGAAAAGTGTGATCGAGAACCACATGGCTGGTACGGCAAAATGTCGCAAAAGCCCATTCTTGTACACTACCAGACCCCTCTTGGTGTATCAATCCTGTTGCCCACTCAAAGTTGCTGAGGCCATCAAGTTCGGATACTCGAGTTATTCTGTAAGACAACTTGTTTGGCATCAATGCTTGACTTTGCATGGCATTGTTTTCCAACAAAAAGAAATATATCGATGTGTGGATGTGCAGGGTTtattctccttcccggaaaaaaaACATTATGGCACACGAAGAAATAACAACTGTGAAGCTGTGAATACTAGATAGATATAGCATTGGTAGAAACAtctagatataattttagcacctTTGTGAAGATGGACTTAGTTTGTGTCAGGTTTGTTGTCAGCAGCCTCGCCGTTCAAGAAACGTGAAAACCACATGGCTGATGCTTTAGGGTGTCGGGAGAACCCATTCTTATAATCAACATAGACAATCCCAAACCTCTTGGTGTATCCCATCGCCCACTCAAAGTTATCCAAGAATGACCATGCAAAGTACCCACGAACATCGGCACCATCCCTGTATGTCAACAGTTACCAAATTAATtagtggcatcaatattttagttGTTTTGATTACATGGTGTTACTGATACGGCAAACAGAAACAAACTTACCTTATTGCTTCTGCGACTCCACTAACATATCCTTTGAAGAATCCAACCCTCTTTGTATCATTTAAGACCTGATCAAGTGTTGCTGATGGATCATCTTCGTCATCCATGCCTACAGAAATTTAACTACATAAGGGCATCATTCATAAACAAGGTTGGTTGCTTGAGAATTTAGTTAGCAAATATTACATCAGTATCAGACAAACAAAAACTATGCTAGCTGGATATTAAGTAGTAGAATAataaaatattatatttcttCTTTCGGCGCGCTTACGTGAAAAGTGTTGGCTCTAAGCTTGACCTCAGAGATGAAAATCCCAAGTTAAACCTTTGGTTGGAATCAAGAACACCGGCGCATGTGCGACGATCTTTCTTTAAAAGGCTTTGTCTAGaagtagtgtactttttattggtCGGTCATATGTTATAGGGTTTGTGGTAGGATTGTGAACATACTGCCATAAGGCGGATCAATTTTGGATGCCCCGGGTTTTTTGGTAGCCTATTAGTTCATCATCAATGCTTGACATTGTTGAATAATCAATAATATATGAATGTGTGCATCAATCGAGGAAAAGGACGGGCTTCATCACCCTTTCAAAAATAAGGACTGGTTCATAGTTTGCGATAAATAAAGCAGACTGGTAGGGAGAATGTGTTTGCTTTACATTTTGCATTTAAATATCAGGGACCATTATCGGGTTTTTTGGTAGCCGATTTATTCATCATCAATGCTTGACATTGTTGAGTAACCAATAATATATGGATgtgtgcatcaatcgatgcaaagGCTGGGGTTCATCACCCTTTCAAAAATAAGGATTGGTTCGTAGTTTGTGATAGATGAAACGGACAAGTGGTAGGGAGAATGTGATTGATTTACATTTTGCATTTAAATATCAGGGAGCATTATCTGGGAATGAACTTATCTTTCTGTCAATGAATTTATCTTTCTGTCACTATGCATTCCCAATTTTATAAGATACAGTAAGCATAAACACAAAGCATGTTCCATTGCAAAccataaaataaaaacaaatcaaGTCAATACACACACTCTATATTATGTGAAGCACATAGGTACGGGATTCAACGAATCTACATGCTCTATATTATGTGAACTACATAGGTATGGGACTCAACCATTTAACAAACATATGCAGGAAATGTGACAATTCCATATCATGTACGCATATATGAAAGATGTGCATTGGAAACTTGAAAGAACAATCAAGGATTGTAATGGTTCTCATGTAATGAAAATTCCCCATCCATTCTCAAATATAATAAAATGCACCATCTTAGGAGCATGGAAGCCTTACCATTCTCTGTTATATATATTATTGGATTGTCATATTTCTTTGCGACATGGTTAATCATTTTCCGAATACCCCAAGGAACTATATAAAGCCAATTAGACGCAGCCTGCACGAATATTGGGATAATATGTTACGAGATATCACTGGAGCTACATGAATGAAAAGTACTCAGTATTTACTCTTTCACCAATTCCTTCACCGCTACTCGATTTGTCTGCCAAAAGGAACGAGTGTCAGATTGAAATATTCTGTGAGGATAGGAAACCTGGCAAGGGGCAACTTTGTATGATCTAAAGTGATACACAATATTCAGGTCAAATTTCAGCAATAAATGTAGTTCTGTCTTATATGCCTATATTGATTTATATAACGCTGCAAGAGTACACGGACACAAAGAGCAAAATAGACTATGTTTAGTGGGAGAATGGCTATTCTTCCTAATCAGCAAGGTGAAATAGTCTATCATGTCTGTTGTTTACGTACTATATTTTATAGCTAGCCCTGCATCATTCAGGTTGTGCTGCACTTGTTTTAATAAACAAGAAAAGATAAGTCCTCAATAGCTGAAGCATAATACCCATCATCTTTGTCTGTTGAGCATGATAAAAATGGATCTGTTTTCCCTGCGGGTTTGTGTGATTAGCAATGAATCTTGATGTATAGTTATTTAATCCAATAAAATCAATTTTGTTCCTGATAAATTCACGATCTTTCGCTGAGAATTTTGGAAGATGATCGCCCAATCTCTGCCGCATGCTTTCTGGATAATCACCAAAGTATATTGGGTCCAGGTACCTTCAAGAAAAGAAATTATAATCATGAAATGTGAATCAAATCAAATCATAGGCTTCATGAATCAGAAGGCGTGTCTGCATTATATGAACAAAAATACAGGTTCTGTGAGAAAAGGTAACAAGTATAGGACATTTTATTTGTATTCTGTGAAAATGTGAGCATACACTTTACCATCCAAGTAGAAAGTCTATAAATCGTGCTGCAGCATCCTGATCTTCCATTTTATCAGACGCTGGCTCTGCCCATATACAATCAACAACAAACCCAACTTGGCCACCTTGTAAAGCCTACATATGTAAATCATCAACAAAGGTACTGCAAACAAACTGGCGCAATGATGGTACTTCAAATGGAAAATTAACATGCCTTAAATTTTCTTCTGTAGACATCAACAGAAGCAGCATGCGCTAAGATCTGGTGATGGGCGGCCAAGAAAGGTTCACCAGCTTCACTTTCACATACTCCGGGTGCAAAGTTTCCATTCGCATAACCACTGAGGGATGTTGAAAGAGGTTCATTGATTGTCATCCAATGCTTAACTCTATCGCCAAAATTTGCAAAGCACGCTTCTGCATATAATGCGAAGTACTCTCTGAAACATTTTGACAGCCAATACTATCAGATGGAAACATAAAATTTAATAAGAAGCACTTTGGAATAACGCAACGTTTCTTAGGTAAATGTTCCATATGTAGTATGTCTTGTTGGCATTTAACTGTATTTACAAATTCATAAGCTTAATTTAATATGCCTGCATTGACTTACACAATCTTGTCCGAAAGCCAACCCCCCATAGTCTGGTGAAGGTTATTTGGAAGATCCCAGTGATACAGAGTTGCATAAGGCTGAATACCTGAAATGGGGCCGCAGAAGGGTGGTGAATAACTAGATGAATAGTAACTTTGAGGGCATTTTGTAAATCATGTGGCACCTTTCTCAATCATGAAATCTATAAGATTGTTATAGAAAGCAACTCCTTGCTCATTGATCTCCTTCCCTAGGCCATCTACAGGAACAGTAAACTTATAAACTCAGATGAGGAACGACTGATAAGAATAGACAAGAAGAACATATCGAGGGGAAAGCTGGAATTGTTCAATACAATCTGGAGGTGTATTAATATGTCAATCATAATCCAACAAACAAAATGTACCAGGAAATATCCGTGACCAAGATATGGAAAATCTATAAGCACGAAACCCCAACTTGGCCATGAGCTCAATGTCTTCCTGTACCCAAATAGTTCAAACAACGAATTAAGGATCTAGGAAACAAGGTATGCAGCAATATGATATCTAGAAAATCTCTCTCAAGCAAAAGAAAGAGAAGCCTTATtttacaaaatacaaaaatacaaCAATGGGATGGATATGATAATGATTATAATAACAACACCTTGTATCGATGGTAATGATCAACTGCAACTTCTCCAGAGCTTCCATCTAGGATATGCTCTGATAAAGCATTTAAATGTAGACTATTAGTTAAATAGATATATTCAATAAAATAAATTATAATCTAGATGAAACAAACCTTTTTTATCTGCAAATACATCCCATATGCTATCGCCTTTGCCACCCTCATGTCTTGCCCCCTCGATCTAGATAGAGGGCCAGGAAAAGACAAGAATTTTACTTCATGGCTACAATTAATCTAGTTAAAGAGAAAATGAACGATCACAGAAACCAAATCgtctccctctttttttttctttgggatcAAGAAGAAAAAACTGGTGAAAATTATAATTTATGATCTAAGGAACTAAAGCAGCCACTGAGGATTCCAACAGTATGATGATTCTTTTTTTTCAAGGTGGATTACGTACAGATGGAAAATCCGTTCTCCATTTCTCAGCTAAATTAAGGTTTCTCCAGAAGTAGGGGGTTCGGAGGGGAAATATCATTTCCTCTTATCCTTTCTTTCCCTTGTATATTCCTTCCCCTCCACTCACATACCTCCtccttttttttgcgggtaaaatcaaggaaaaaaatagcgcgctataacaaaatagtgtgggtctaaaaatacgctattagcatgttatagcgtgctattaacgcgaatagcgcgctatagcgccgaaatagcgtagcgtcggctctccagatatgctatagtgtgctattagcgttggaatagcgcgctatttttttccatgggtAAAATGGACCTTTATTAAGATGATAGGGCTACAAGCAGCTCACGATCTAACTCATGAATGACAACATCAGGGCCAGACCCAAGCCAAAACATACTACTCTGCTCTGTTGTCGAAAAATTTGCTAGACAGTGACTCACCCTAACTTCCAAATGGTCCACTTTTACAAAATTACACACTCTAACATTACTAGCTAAGACTTTTAATTTCAGAGATAATATTCAGATATGGCAATCTATCCACAAGCTTCTCCTTCGCAGCGCCTACAACATGGGAGCAATCAGTTTCAACGATGATCGGTAACAGGTTCTTTTCAAGGGAAAGCTCCAGGCCCTCGCAACATACCACCTCCCTTTAACAAATAGTGTTAACCTTTGTCTACTTTGGTCAATGAGAACTACTTGTCGGTTATTCGGTAAGATGAATTTCCACCAACAAACTGTATGAACTCTGTACGCAAAGAATAAAATCTGTCTATTTCCTCCCACTTTGGCACTTTTCGTTTTTTGCTTCAGATAACTAATTATTAATAGTTGCATACGAATCAGGGTCATTATTTTGTCATTATATGCAAGTGCTTCAATCACGACAGAGAGTGCCGCTTGAAACCGGCAAGGGATGAGCTGCATCCAATTTGGCCAGGCAGACAAGCAGTTACTCAGTCAGTGTCCTACTTTTGCTCAAAGAGGAAGCAGTCGCTGCCTTGCTAAGTTAAGGCAACAGCAGGAGCCCAACGCGACCCAGGTGCAACCGAGCATCTGCCACCCACAGGATACCCCAAGCTAAACGAGATCGCTACGGGGTTCCAGGCGCATCGCCTAGCTCACAGCGCACCGCACGCAGTAAGCAGCCGGCGGCGGCCGAGGTGCACGCATCCAGCAACACCAATCCACCAATCTAGCTAGCCTAGGTGGATGCTGCTACTACTAGTAGTGCTGCGAAGTAGCTGACCTGGTAGGCGGAGGTGGCAACACCGAAGACGAATCCCTCGGGGAAGTCGGCGCGGGTCACTTCACCGGCCGCCTCGCCGCCGTTCCCACTGCTTTCCATTCCCGGCCGCCGCAGCGGAAGAGCAAGCCGAGCGTGTGCGTGTGTGTACTCTCGATCCGGCGCACACCTGTGAGAGGTGGGTCAAATTTTCGGATGCTGCGGCCGATGTGGGGAGGTGCGGTTGACTTGAGCTAGCCGAGTAGCGTAGCGTGGTTCATAGAGGCCGGGGGCCCGGGGTGCGCTCACTACCAGTGCTAGCGGCGAACAGGCAATGGTGTCG contains:
- the LOC124661203 gene encoding beta-glucosidase 4-like; this translates as MESSGNGGEAAGEVTRADFPEGFVFGVATSAYQIEGARHEGGKGDSIWDVFADKKEHILDGSSGEVAVDHYHRYKEDIELMAKLGFRAYRFSISWSRIFPDGLGKEINEQGVAFYNNLIDFMIEKGIQPYATLYHWDLPNNLHQTMGGWLSDKIVEYFALYAEACFANFGDRVKHWMTINEPLSTSLSGYANGNFAPGVCESEAGEPFLAAHHQILAHAASVDVYRRKFKALQGGQVGFVVDCIWAEPASDKMEDQDAAARFIDFLLGWYLDPIYFGDYPESMRQRLGDHLPKFSAKDREFIRNKIDFIGLNNYTSRFIANHTNPQGKQIHFYHAQQTKMMDKSSSGEGIGERAASNWLYIVPWGIRKMINHVAKKYDNPIIYITENGMDDEDDPSATLDQVLNDTKRVGFFKGYVSGVAEAIRDGADVRGYFAWSFLDNFEWAMGYTKRFGIVYVDYKNGFSRHPKASAMWFSRFLNGEAADNKPDTN
- the LOC124662595 gene encoding beta-glucosidase 4-like; translated protein: MGSTGRGGEAAAAGEVTRADFPDGFVFGVATSAYQIEGARNEGGKGDSIWDVFADNKEHILDGTSGVVAVDHYHRYKEDIELMAKLGFGAYRFSISWSRIFPDGLGKEINEEGVSFYNNLIDFMIEKGIQPYATLYHWDLPHNLHQTVGGWLSDKIVEYFALYAEACFANFGDRVKHWITINEPLQTSLHGYGIGIFAPGVCEGEAAEPFLAAHHQILAHAASVDVYRRKFKAVQGGTVGLVVDCEWAEPASDKIEDQAAAARHIDFLLGWYLDPIYFGDYPESMRKRLGDWLPNFSEKDREFIRNKIDFIGLNHYTSKFIANQLNPQPKEIHFFQARQVEILEKRSSGEAIGERAASEWLCIVPWGIRKMINYIAKKYDNPIIYVTENGMDDLDDPSAALDQFLNDTKRVGFFKGYVGAVAEAIKDGADVRGYFAWSFLDNFEWAQGFTKRFGIVYVDYKNGLSRHPKASAMWFSHFLNGEGAHSKPDTN